From Camelina sativa cultivar DH55 chromosome 5, Cs, whole genome shotgun sequence:
CACAGGACTATCGGCCATGTAATTAACAGTGGTTGCGGCGGGGAGGTTAGGGTTTGGAGAGATGCTTCTGCTCGCTCGGAAAGATGGGTTTAAGTAGTAGTCGTTGAAGTGGTTGTGAGGAGAGTATTGGTTTGAAGAGTATGGATATGGCGGCGGTGGAGGCATGGGGGGTTGTGGAACCAAGTTTGTTGAGGAGCTTCCGGGGTATAGCATTGGTGATGAGTAAACCGACCGGTATATTGTTGGATCTGTAGTGTGATAGCTGCCAATAATTCcaattatatcattcatatGATACTAAAGCACATATTTACACGAAAATAATGATGTTAAGTACATTGAAGAGGTAAAAGAAAGTACCCGAAAGGTGAAATTCCAGGTGGGGTTATGGTATCGTTACGGTAGACCAATTGACGAGCTTGATTCAATGTCTCGGTCTCCCTCTCTTTAATATAAGTTCATAGAGAAAAAAGGACACATCAAAAGAGTTTTAGTCTTAAATGCGATTAAGCTAAATCTACTCGTGTTTAGTTGTAGTCAAAGCATGGATGTGACATCAAGCATTTATCAAAAGACAAAGAGAGGGTTTATTTGGACGAACTAGAAAAGTGTGAATATGAAATGTGGATTAtatgaaagtttaaaaaaaggttgaaggagagagtaatatatgtataaaaatggACTTGCCTTGTCGGTGGCGATTCATGTGGCCACCAAGAGCTTGGGATTTGCAGAACTTGAGTGAACAAAATCGACATTCGTACACCTTCCCACTCTCATCTTTCCTTTCTTTACtacctttcttctttctttgacctAATTATCAACCATGAAATAAAGCATATTAACACAGTAATTCTAGTATACTCTAATAAAGTTCTATTTAACTAAAgcaatctttttaaaaaaaaagttagggttttatGGTATGCCTACCAGAGGAAGAACCTTCCTCGAGGGCTTGCTTATTGCCATCTTTGGAAAAATCATCTGGAAGATTGTTGAGGTCTAAGTAATTCTCCTCATGCCTCCTgccaaaattttcaataaagaAAGTGTCAATATAAAGATTTAGGAAATTATTAATGGAAGATAGAACTAAGAAAGTGATCTGGTGGGGCATATACATGGTGAGATTGGCGTGAGGTAAGACTTCTCCCCGAAGAGAGCTACAATAattgagaatatattttagaaGACTTTCAGTTGGAGGCGGCACcacaaaaggaagagaaaaacgTAGAGAGTAGTAAAAGTTAAATAAGAGAGGTTCGAAAGTTTTCTATCAGTTTATCTGCCACAAACCCTCcctcccatctctctctctctttgtttctctctctgcGTGTGGAAACTAAATTAGCAAAGTGGGTCTCGTGACCTTAAAAATATAAGAGGGTGGTCATGTAGGTTTAAGGGGGGTTaattaaaacagagagaaagtgtttgtgtttgagtttgtgtgtgtgtgtgtatgtgtgtgtgtgtgtgtgtgatgaaagagagagatgagagggACATTTCCTGAGTGAAAGGAGATGCTAGGGCTACTACTCTAGAACCCTATTACTGTACAATTAATTCATGTTAAAAAAGACAaactcttaatatttttttgaaagaactattttttctcaaaaagaaTCAATGAGTTTGGAT
This genomic window contains:
- the LOC104787887 gene encoding zinc finger protein JAGGED-like; this translates as MRHEENYLDLNNLPDDFSKDGNKQALEEGSSSGQRKKKGSKERKDESGKVYECRFCSLKFCKSQALGGHMNRHRQERETETLNQARQLVYRNDTITPPGISPFGYHTTDPTIYRSVYSSPMLYPGSSSTNLVPQPPMPPPPPYPYSSNQYSPHNHFNDYYLNPSFRASRSISPNPNLPAATTVNYMADSPVEPSCYTCVGAPVGPTGFPSRDSASVRAPLEPPQGRDSDASRQRLDQSLRFPINRFQDHHSL